A genome region from Tolypothrix sp. PCC 7712 includes the following:
- a CDS encoding caspase family protein produces the protein MADMKRRHFLQFAGSALATLGLSQWDIMEQGLRYHQVLAQSTKRKLALLVGINEYKGIPELYGCVNDVQLQRELLIHRFGFNPQDILTLTDQQATRKGILTAFEEHLIKQAKPGDVVVFHFSGHGSRVRDRDRDTEDGLNSTLVPIDGNLPPGYPQQGGQVQHIMGHTLFLLMSALKTENVTVVLDSCHAGGAKRGNFRVRSIDGGEKLLPSTAELEYQRQWLGKLGLSPQKFIELRRKAVAKGVVIASAKRDQYAADASFDDFNAGAFTYLFTQYLWQQPGDEAINRAIANISRSTTIFARQSGNFQEPELESNFSQENTRAPIYFTRTPTVSAEAVVTQVNGEQVKLWLGGLDSESLEAFKQDAIFTVLDSKGGDRGLIQLQSRQGLTGQGKLLKATQKKQPLQPGALLQERIRSIPNDLTLKIGLDDSLGNNTQQAKQALQAIPRIEAKALGRQEVQYIFGRMTEAKSQELQKSRLPNLPAVGSFGLFLPGLTQIIASSFGTSNETVSAAVTRLQPKLKSLLAARIVKQMLGNTNSSRINVTATMNVVGSQEILGETFPIRGIQKVDLGTSSKTANSGLQKLPLGTKIAFQIQNNESQPLYISILVIDAQGEMAIIFPNNWSAAEDAALVEAKQKLVIPSAGDTFKLVIGEPLGVSEALIVASTTPLRNSLKALKEIAKSRGVENTRAPIAVTNELLDVTNSLLNDLDAGTRGAINVEGIQLPNGVRGIDTKKLAAMAIAFEVVGTANS, from the coding sequence ATGGCTGATATGAAACGCCGACACTTTTTGCAATTTGCTGGGTCTGCTTTAGCAACGTTGGGTTTAAGCCAGTGGGATATTATGGAGCAAGGCTTACGCTATCACCAAGTCTTAGCCCAAAGTACAAAGCGTAAGTTAGCCCTACTTGTGGGAATTAATGAGTATAAGGGTATACCGGAACTCTATGGTTGTGTGAATGATGTACAGTTGCAACGCGAATTATTAATTCACCGTTTTGGCTTTAATCCTCAAGATATTTTAACTTTGACCGACCAACAAGCCACCCGTAAAGGCATACTGACAGCATTTGAAGAACATTTAATTAAGCAAGCCAAGCCTGGGGATGTGGTGGTATTCCATTTTTCGGGACATGGTTCGCGGGTACGCGATCGCGATCGCGACACGGAAGATGGACTCAACAGTACTTTGGTTCCGATTGATGGTAATTTACCACCAGGCTATCCTCAGCAAGGGGGCCAGGTGCAGCATATTATGGGGCATACATTGTTTTTACTAATGTCTGCATTGAAAACAGAAAATGTGACTGTGGTATTAGATAGTTGTCATGCGGGTGGTGCAAAGCGGGGGAATTTTCGGGTGCGTTCCATCGATGGTGGTGAAAAACTCCTACCGAGTACGGCGGAATTGGAATATCAGCGTCAATGGTTAGGAAAACTGGGACTGTCACCACAAAAGTTTATTGAACTGAGGAGAAAAGCTGTTGCTAAAGGCGTAGTCATCGCCAGCGCTAAACGCGATCAATATGCGGCTGATGCTTCTTTTGATGATTTTAACGCTGGGGCTTTTACTTATTTATTTACTCAGTACCTTTGGCAACAACCAGGGGATGAAGCAATTAATCGCGCGATCGCTAATATTAGCCGTAGTACAACTATCTTTGCTAGACAATCAGGCAATTTTCAAGAACCAGAATTAGAATCAAACTTTAGTCAAGAAAATACTCGCGCACCTATTTACTTTACGCGCACGCCCACAGTCTCCGCTGAGGCGGTAGTCACTCAAGTCAATGGTGAGCAAGTAAAATTGTGGTTGGGTGGGCTAGATTCCGAAAGCCTGGAAGCATTTAAACAAGATGCGATTTTTACAGTATTGGATAGTAAAGGTGGCGATCGCGGACTCATTCAGTTGCAGTCTCGTCAAGGGTTAACAGGACAAGGTAAACTCCTCAAAGCTACCCAAAAAAAGCAACCACTCCAACCAGGCGCACTCTTACAAGAACGAATTCGCAGCATTCCCAATGATTTAACTTTAAAAATTGGGCTAGATGACTCTTTAGGAAATAACACTCAACAAGCTAAACAAGCTTTACAAGCGATTCCCCGCATTGAAGCCAAGGCTTTGGGAAGACAAGAGGTGCAATATATTTTTGGTCGCATGACTGAAGCCAAATCTCAGGAATTACAAAAAAGTCGCCTTCCGAATTTACCTGCGGTGGGTAGTTTTGGTTTGTTTTTACCAGGACTTACACAAATTATTGCTAGTTCTTTTGGTACGAGTAACGAAACGGTGAGTGCGGCTGTCACTCGCTTACAACCTAAACTCAAGTCCCTACTAGCAGCGCGGATTGTCAAGCAAATGCTGGGCAATACTAATTCATCGCGAATTAATGTAACTGCGACGATGAATGTTGTCGGTAGTCAAGAAATATTAGGCGAAACCTTCCCCATTCGTGGAATTCAAAAAGTAGATTTGGGGACATCCAGCAAAACTGCTAACTCAGGTTTGCAAAAGTTACCCCTGGGTACAAAAATTGCTTTTCAAATTCAAAATAACGAATCGCAACCACTATATATAAGTATTTTGGTAATTGATGCCCAAGGTGAAATGGCGATTATCTTTCCTAATAATTGGTCAGCTGCGGAAGATGCAGCTTTGGTAGAAGCTAAACAAAAGTTAGTTATTCCTTCTGCTGGCGATACCTTCAAACTGGTGATTGGCGAACCTTTAGGAGTATCGGAAGCTTTAATTGTTGCTAGCACTACACCACTGCGAAATTCTCTCAAAGCCTTAAAAGAAATTGCCAAATCTCGCGGAGTCGAAAATACGCGTGCGCCGATAGCTGTGACTAATGAATTATTAGATGTGACAAATAGTTTACTAAATGACCTAGATGCTGGTACTCGGGGCGCGATTAATGTTGAAGGGATTCAACTTCCTAACGGTGTGCGGGGAATTGATACTAAGAAATTAGCAGCAATGGCGATCGCATTTGAAGTGGTTGGTACAGCAAACAGCTGA
- a CDS encoding glycosyltransferase family 2 protein, whose protein sequence is MNINSVMFAPIPEISIVLCTYNRAKYLNKCIDSIINQTFQDWELIVVDDGSEDNTFEIVNIYVQKFNNIRYFKHKNRKPGYARNAGIQASFGKYITFIDSDDAYQPNHLESRLEYMKAHPDLDLIEGGFATEEDIWVVDYFNQDQTINLKECVVGPTFFGKRNVFFELKGFNDIPYVEDTEFWCRAEKVFKTEKLTEPQTYLYTRGETSVTKSFLETISSSS, encoded by the coding sequence ATGAATATCAATAGTGTAATGTTTGCACCAATTCCGGAAATATCAATAGTTTTATGTACCTACAACAGAGCCAAATATTTAAATAAATGCATTGATAGTATTATCAATCAAACTTTTCAAGATTGGGAATTGATTGTAGTTGATGACGGTAGTGAGGACAACACTTTTGAGATTGTCAATATCTATGTCCAAAAATTCAATAATATCCGTTATTTTAAACATAAAAATAGAAAACCTGGTTATGCTAGAAATGCTGGTATTCAAGCATCATTTGGTAAATATATAACCTTTATTGATAGTGACGACGCATACCAACCAAATCATTTAGAGTCACGACTCGAATATATGAAAGCTCATCCCGATCTTGACTTAATAGAAGGTGGATTTGCAACAGAAGAAGATATTTGGGTAGTAGATTATTTTAATCAAGACCAGACTATTAATCTTAAAGAATGCGTAGTAGGGCCAACATTTTTTGGCAAAAGAAATGTATTTTTTGAACTGAAAGGATTTAATGATATTCCTTATGTAGAAGATACAGAGTTTTGGTGTAGAGCCGAAAAAGTATTCAAAACTGAAAAACTTACTGAACCACAGACCTATCTTTATACAAGAGGAGAAACTAGTGTGACTAAGAGTTTTTTAGAGACAATTTCCTCATCTAGCTAA
- a CDS encoding ABC transporter substrate-binding protein yields the protein MKVLISQILSYFCRLHVFVRQLLLLGSILSLCLVLLYGCHNSVQKANDVIHLTLWQGINPPVNREVFQKLVNKFNKTHSDIQVESIFAGELDQQLPKILTAVIGNSSPDILTFYPQMTGQFVELKAVKSLEDWLDKLPLKSEVIPNALNELKLDGHLWSVPLYTSNIGIFYRPKLFQTAGITQTPKTWQELRQVAKKLTIDRNGDNRPEQYGMLLPLGKGEWTVFSWFPFLLSAGGEILTNNQPNLTNSGAIAALQFWQDLLKDGSATLSPPERGYEEDAFIAGRVAMQITGPWTYITKSDVDYAVFPIPANTSQATVIGGGNLYVMKTTPEREKAALKFLEYVLSEEFQTEWSIGTGFLPVNIKSAESAAYQQYLQQKPWLKVFMDQMPVANARPTIAGYSRLSDSLGRAIESTLMGKSNAEQALKTAQERLELIWDNNKDR from the coding sequence ATGAAAGTTTTGATATCTCAAATTCTTAGTTATTTTTGTCGATTACATGTGTTTGTACGGCAGCTTCTACTTCTAGGGAGCATACTCAGTTTATGTCTAGTATTGTTATATGGTTGCCATAATTCAGTACAAAAAGCCAACGATGTTATTCATTTAACATTGTGGCAAGGTATTAACCCCCCTGTAAATCGGGAAGTATTTCAAAAACTAGTAAATAAATTTAATAAGACTCATAGTGATATACAAGTAGAATCTATTTTTGCCGGTGAACTAGACCAACAATTACCCAAGATACTTACAGCAGTTATTGGTAATTCATCTCCAGATATCTTGACATTCTATCCCCAAATGACAGGTCAGTTTGTCGAACTAAAAGCAGTCAAATCTTTAGAAGATTGGTTAGACAAATTACCGCTCAAGTCGGAAGTAATTCCCAATGCGCTGAATGAATTAAAATTGGACGGTCACTTGTGGTCAGTTCCTCTTTACACCAGTAATATCGGCATTTTTTACCGCCCTAAGCTGTTCCAGACTGCGGGAATTACCCAAACTCCCAAAACTTGGCAAGAATTACGACAAGTAGCCAAAAAACTAACTATAGATCGTAATGGTGACAACCGACCAGAACAATACGGAATGTTACTACCTTTAGGAAAAGGAGAATGGACAGTTTTTAGTTGGTTTCCCTTTCTATTGAGTGCTGGCGGCGAAATATTAACAAATAATCAACCTAATTTAACTAACTCTGGGGCGATCGCGGCCTTACAATTTTGGCAAGACCTCTTAAAAGATGGTTCAGCAACTCTTTCTCCTCCAGAACGGGGTTATGAAGAGGATGCTTTTATTGCAGGGCGTGTGGCGATGCAAATTACAGGCCCCTGGACTTATATTACAAAGTCTGATGTTGATTATGCAGTATTTCCCATACCTGCAAATACAAGCCAAGCTACAGTAATAGGTGGTGGAAACCTGTATGTGATGAAGACAACACCAGAAAGAGAAAAAGCTGCACTCAAGTTTTTAGAGTATGTTTTAAGCGAAGAATTTCAAACAGAATGGAGTATAGGTACAGGTTTTTTACCTGTGAATATTAAATCCGCCGAAAGTGCTGCTTATCAGCAATACCTGCAACAAAAGCCTTGGTTAAAAGTATTTATGGATCAAATGCCTGTAGCTAATGCTAGACCAACTATTGCTGGCTATAGTCGTCTTTCTGATAGTCTAGGTAGAGCAATTGAGTCTACGCTAATGGGTAAATCTAATGCGGAACAAGCGTTAAAAACAGCTCAAGAACGGTTAGAACTAATTTGGGATAATAACAAAGATAGATAG
- the clpS gene encoding ATP-dependent Clp protease adapter ClpS — protein MVTRLSTTPTIAPERSNQVTRKHYPNYKVIVLNDDFNTFQHVAECLMKYIPGMSSDQAWDLTNQIHFEGQAIVWVGPQEPAELYHQQLRRAGLTMAPLEAA, from the coding sequence ATGGTGACTAGACTTTCAACAACACCAACTATAGCTCCTGAACGGTCTAATCAAGTTACCCGCAAGCATTATCCAAATTACAAAGTAATCGTTTTGAACGATGATTTTAATACATTTCAGCACGTGGCGGAGTGTTTGATGAAATATATTCCGGGAATGAGCAGCGATCAAGCGTGGGACTTGACCAACCAAATCCATTTTGAGGGTCAAGCGATCGTTTGGGTAGGGCCGCAAGAACCAGCGGAACTCTATCACCAGCAACTACGACGGGCGGGTTTAACAATGGCTCCTCTAGAGGCAGCTTAA
- a CDS encoding DUF2103 domain-containing protein, which yields MGKPNDGRLVWNHSTHIDGLIPILERLCQQPGIQTVTPGVIGRVRGHAPKLQLRISVPIRGGYKVIARQGKTVQEVFILTTLDQDSLLEAIAIAMKI from the coding sequence ATGGGCAAACCCAATGATGGTAGACTCGTCTGGAATCACTCAACCCACATAGATGGCCTCATCCCCATATTAGAACGTCTGTGTCAGCAGCCAGGAATTCAAACTGTTACCCCAGGCGTAATTGGGCGAGTTAGAGGTCATGCTCCTAAATTACAACTGCGTATATCCGTACCCATCCGTGGGGGTTATAAAGTTATTGCCCGTCAAGGAAAAACTGTACAGGAGGTATTTATCTTGACGACTTTAGATCAAGATAGCCTCTTAGAAGCGATCGCGATCGCCATGAAAATTTAA
- a CDS encoding dicarboxylate/amino acid:cation symporter, producing the protein MTEPESITSLETKTRPWWLRIPLTLQIVVALALAVSLGIALGAGNPSPSNATLITNLAIPAELVLKALRALATPLILVAVLHTFMTTNIPGTAGRRLAVLLLTNTTAAILIGLLVANVLHPGSWGNLTAPTDTQAPTASLDPWGLFKDAVPDAILKPLVDNNVIQLIVIALSFGIVLRALKSEQIVEGKTAYQPIEDVIGILFEAVIRILNWVIALIPLAVFGIVAKTVAEKGFAPFQSLAAFIVAVLVALFLQACYYLTRVQIGSWVNPIAFLKGGSDAFLTAFSTSSSTVTMPITFEVLQTKIGLRESSASLGALVGANFNNDGTALYEAMSALYISQILGQHLGLGQQLIVVLTSIFASVGAAGIPNAGLVTMTLVFTSVGLPTQYIALLVTVDWFLDRCRTALNVMGDMTVSALLDGKKPRYLDEA; encoded by the coding sequence ATGACTGAACCAGAGAGTATTACTTCTCTAGAGACCAAAACCCGTCCTTGGTGGCTGCGTATCCCTCTGACATTGCAGATTGTCGTCGCCCTAGCGCTGGCTGTCAGCTTAGGAATTGCCCTAGGTGCGGGGAATCCCAGCCCAAGTAATGCTACTTTGATTACTAACTTAGCAATTCCTGCAGAATTGGTGCTGAAGGCTTTACGCGCCCTAGCTACACCCCTCATTTTGGTAGCAGTGCTGCATACCTTCATGACTACAAATATCCCCGGAACAGCCGGTAGACGGCTAGCAGTACTATTGTTAACTAATACTACCGCAGCGATTTTAATCGGGCTGTTGGTAGCTAATGTTTTGCACCCTGGGAGTTGGGGAAATTTAACAGCCCCCACCGATACACAAGCACCTACAGCAAGTCTCGATCCTTGGGGTTTATTTAAAGATGCCGTCCCTGATGCTATCCTCAAGCCACTAGTCGATAATAACGTTATCCAACTCATTGTGATTGCCCTTTCTTTTGGAATTGTGCTGCGGGCATTAAAATCAGAACAAATCGTTGAAGGTAAAACAGCATACCAACCAATTGAAGATGTCATCGGCATTTTATTTGAAGCGGTAATCCGCATTCTCAACTGGGTAATAGCTTTAATTCCCTTGGCCGTGTTTGGAATTGTGGCTAAAACTGTCGCCGAAAAAGGTTTTGCGCCCTTCCAATCTTTAGCGGCGTTTATCGTCGCCGTACTAGTCGCCTTGTTTTTACAAGCTTGCTACTATCTCACTAGGGTACAAATCGGCTCTTGGGTTAACCCGATCGCATTTCTCAAGGGTGGTTCTGATGCATTTTTGACAGCTTTTTCCACCTCTTCCTCAACGGTGACAATGCCTATTACCTTTGAAGTGTTGCAAACTAAAATCGGTTTAAGAGAATCTTCTGCTTCTTTAGGCGCATTAGTAGGCGCAAACTTTAATAATGACGGTACCGCCCTCTATGAAGCGATGTCTGCATTATATATTTCCCAAATATTGGGTCAACATTTAGGTTTAGGACAGCAGTTAATAGTCGTCTTAACATCTATTTTTGCATCCGTCGGCGCTGCGGGTATTCCTAATGCCGGACTCGTAACGATGACCTTAGTATTTACTTCCGTTGGCTTACCGACCCAGTATATAGCTTTGTTAGTTACAGTCGATTGGTTTTTGGATCGCTGCCGTACAGCCCTCAATGTCATGGGCGATATGACTGTCAGTGCTTTACTAGACGGCAAAAAGCCTCGCTACTTAGACGAGGCTTAA
- a CDS encoding S9 family peptidase gives MSQNNFLQNLTKPPVADQHPEVLELHGDRRIDNYFWLRDVDNPQVIAYLEAENSYTAAMMQHTESLQTKLYNEMLARIKETDLSVPYLKDNYYYYLRTEEGKNYPIYCRKKDNLSAPEEILLDENELAKGHEFFSLGVFDISPNHQILAYSVDTSGSEQYTLFFLDLTTHQLLSETIPDTYFSFAWANDNQTVFYTKIDDANRPYQLFSHILGTTPDADVLLYEEADELYHLYVDKTRSQAYILMSLRSSITTEVHYLDANHPQGNWQLIHPRTTGMEYDVDHHSDYFYIVTNDEATNFKLVKTLVASPSKANWQTLIPHQEDILLSGISLFANHLVIYERKGGLETARVKNLATGEESNITFPEPTYEFYEGNNPEFNTTILRFHYTSFITPQSVFDYNMETQQRELKKETEVLGGYDRTQYQSEWLMATANDGTKIPISIVYKQGIKKDSQNPLLLTGYGAYGSSYPATFSSNRLTLLDRGILFAIAHIRGGEEMGRKWYEDGKFLQKKNTFTDFIACAEYLINEKWTASDRLVITGGSAGGLLMGAVMNLRPELFKAVVAHVPFVDIVTTILDTSLPLSAMEWEEWGNPNDPVYYDYMKSYSPYDNVEAKDYPDMLITAGLNDSRVKYWEPAKWTAKLRELKTDNNILLLKTNMGAGHSGASGRYESLRELAFEYAFILDRLGLGTGD, from the coding sequence ATGTCTCAGAATAATTTTTTACAAAATCTTACTAAACCACCAGTTGCTGACCAACACCCAGAAGTTTTAGAGTTACATGGCGATCGCCGCATCGACAACTACTTTTGGTTACGTGATGTTGATAACCCCCAAGTTATAGCTTATTTAGAAGCAGAAAATAGTTATACAGCAGCGATGATGCAACACACAGAATCGCTGCAAACCAAGCTCTACAATGAAATGTTGGCGCGGATTAAAGAAACTGACTTATCTGTGCCTTATCTTAAGGATAATTACTACTATTATTTACGGACTGAAGAAGGTAAAAATTATCCAATTTATTGCCGTAAAAAAGATAATTTATCAGCGCCAGAAGAAATACTTTTAGATGAAAACGAACTAGCTAAAGGACATGAATTCTTTAGTTTAGGCGTATTTGACATTAGCCCTAATCATCAAATTTTAGCTTATTCTGTTGATACTAGTGGTTCGGAGCAATATACTTTATTTTTTCTAGATTTAACCACCCATCAATTATTATCAGAAACTATTCCTGATACTTATTTCTCTTTTGCTTGGGCAAACGATAATCAAACAGTATTTTATACCAAAATTGATGATGCCAATCGTCCCTATCAACTATTTAGCCATATATTAGGAACTACTCCTGATGCAGATGTTCTCCTCTATGAGGAAGCAGATGAGCTTTATCATTTATATGTGGATAAAACTCGTAGCCAAGCATATATTTTGATGAGCTTAAGAAGCAGCATAACTACAGAAGTTCATTATTTAGATGCAAATCATCCTCAAGGGAATTGGCAATTAATTCACCCCCGGACTACGGGAATGGAATACGATGTTGACCATCATAGCGATTACTTTTACATTGTGACTAATGATGAGGCTACTAACTTTAAATTAGTAAAAACCTTAGTCGCTTCGCCCAGTAAAGCCAATTGGCAAACTTTAATTCCCCATCAAGAAGATATTTTGTTATCAGGAATTAGTTTATTTGCAAATCATTTAGTAATTTATGAACGCAAAGGTGGGTTAGAAACTGCGAGAGTAAAAAACCTAGCTACAGGAGAGGAAAGTAATATTACTTTTCCTGAGCCTACCTATGAATTTTATGAAGGCAATAACCCAGAGTTTAATACTACCATTTTGCGTTTTCATTACACTTCATTTATTACACCGCAATCTGTGTTCGATTACAACATGGAAACACAGCAGCGGGAGTTAAAAAAAGAAACAGAAGTACTTGGTGGCTACGACAGAACTCAATATCAAAGTGAGTGGCTCATGGCTACCGCCAACGATGGGACAAAAATTCCTATCTCGATTGTTTACAAACAAGGAATTAAAAAAGATAGCCAAAATCCCTTATTACTTACAGGTTACGGCGCTTACGGTTCTTCTTACCCAGCCACATTTTCCTCAAATCGCCTGACATTGCTAGATAGAGGAATTTTGTTTGCCATTGCCCATATTCGTGGTGGGGAAGAAATGGGACGAAAATGGTATGAAGATGGCAAATTTTTACAGAAAAAGAACACCTTTACAGATTTTATCGCCTGTGCGGAATATTTAATTAATGAAAAATGGACAGCGAGCGATCGCCTAGTGATTACAGGCGGTAGTGCAGGCGGCTTATTGATGGGCGCAGTTATGAATCTGCGTCCCGAACTATTCAAAGCAGTAGTCGCCCATGTTCCCTTTGTCGATATCGTCACGACAATATTAGATACTTCATTACCCCTCTCTGCAATGGAATGGGAAGAATGGGGTAATCCCAACGATCCAGTGTATTACGACTACATGAAATCCTATTCGCCCTACGATAATGTTGAGGCGAAAGATTACCCAGATATGTTGATTACTGCTGGCTTAAATGATTCTCGTGTCAAATATTGGGAACCAGCGAAGTGGACAGCCAAACTCCGAGAACTCAAAACCGATAACAATATTCTCCTGTTAAAAACCAATATGGGTGCAGGACATAGTGGCGCATCTGGGCGTTATGAAAGCTTGCGCGAATTGGCTTTTGAGTATGCTTTTATTTTGGATAGGCTGGGACTAGGGACTGGGGACTAG